From Chryseobacterium sp. IHB B 17019, one genomic window encodes:
- a CDS encoding glycoside hydrolase family 43 protein, translating to MKIKKSFYIVSFYGFIGLNLLSAQVNPVQKKQTTPFTNPIIWADAPDLSVTRNGDDFYLISTTMHLMPGAPVMHSKDLVHWEMASYVFNTLNDNSKYDLIDGTVYGRGQWASSIRYHKGKYYVLFSPNDEPFKSYFYVTDNPETGNWKLITRTRHFHDASLFFDDDDKVYVFTSNKVFELSPDFKQIIGNPEGTVVFQKDSSETGLLEGNQIIKRNGKYYMMMISWPKGGKRRQVVYRADKVTGPYEKKVILEDNFLGFSYAGQGALIDDKNGNWYSLIFQDRGGVGRVPILIPVQWENDWPVLGDNGKVPLNGEVPLPPFKPKNNIVESDEFSDKKLKIQWQWNHNPINEAWSLSDRKGFMRLKTSRVVDNLYAAPNTLTQRMTGPKSSAVVALDLKGMKDGDVAGLSAFNGDSGLISVIKEGNQKFLTFSTNEVSLDNKTKAILSVKKEEKKRILLTSDTIYLRIEADFNLGKDLADFSYSTDQKNWTVMEKGYKMIFDYRRLFMGSKFAVFNYATKSTGGFVDVDFFRITDPSIKK from the coding sequence GTTCAGAAAAAGCAGACGACACCGTTTACCAATCCTATTATTTGGGCAGATGCTCCGGATTTATCGGTTACCAGAAACGGTGACGATTTTTACCTTATCAGTACCACCATGCACTTAATGCCGGGAGCTCCGGTGATGCATTCGAAAGATCTGGTACATTGGGAAATGGCAAGCTACGTCTTCAATACATTGAATGATAATTCCAAATATGATTTGATCGACGGAACGGTCTACGGCCGCGGACAATGGGCATCTTCCATCCGCTATCATAAAGGAAAATATTACGTTTTGTTCTCCCCGAATGATGAGCCTTTCAAATCCTATTTCTATGTAACGGACAATCCGGAAACCGGCAATTGGAAACTCATAACCAGAACCAGACATTTTCACGATGCATCTTTGTTTTTTGATGATGATGACAAAGTTTATGTTTTTACATCCAATAAAGTTTTTGAATTAAGTCCTGATTTTAAACAAATCATCGGAAATCCTGAAGGAACGGTAGTTTTTCAGAAAGATTCTTCGGAAACCGGACTTCTTGAAGGCAATCAGATCATTAAAAGAAACGGAAAATATTATATGATGATGATTTCCTGGCCTAAGGGTGGAAAACGCCGCCAGGTAGTTTACAGAGCCGATAAAGTAACCGGGCCTTACGAGAAAAAAGTTATTCTGGAAGACAATTTTCTTGGGTTCTCTTACGCCGGTCAGGGTGCTTTGATCGATGATAAAAACGGCAACTGGTATTCGCTTATTTTTCAGGATAGAGGCGGAGTAGGGCGTGTTCCGATTCTGATTCCTGTACAATGGGAAAACGACTGGCCGGTTTTGGGTGATAACGGGAAAGTCCCTTTGAATGGTGAAGTTCCGCTTCCTCCGTTTAAACCTAAAAATAACATCGTAGAAAGTGATGAATTTTCAGATAAAAAATTAAAAATCCAGTGGCAATGGAACCATAATCCCATAAACGAAGCCTGGTCTTTGTCTGACCGAAAAGGATTTATGAGACTGAAAACGAGCCGTGTGGTGGACAATCTTTACGCCGCTCCGAATACGTTGACGCAAAGAATGACCGGACCGAAATCCAGTGCTGTTGTTGCTTTAGATTTAAAAGGTATGAAAGACGGCGATGTTGCTGGTTTAAGTGCATTTAATGGGGATTCCGGGTTGATTTCAGTTATAAAAGAAGGCAATCAGAAATTTCTTACGTTTTCTACCAATGAAGTCAGTCTTGATAATAAAACAAAAGCCATTTTAAGTGTTAAAAAGGAAGAAAAGAAGCGTATTCTGTTAACTTCAGATACAATTTATCTTCGTATTGAAGCTGATTTTAACCTTGGAAAAGACTTGGCAGATTTTTCTTACAGCACCGACCAAAAAAACTGGACAGTTATGGAAAAAGGATATAAAATGATTTTCGATTACAGGAGGTTATTTATGGGATCTAAATTCGCGGTTTTTAATTACGCCACAAAAAGTACAGGAGGCTTTGTAGATGTTGATTTTTTCAGAATAACGGATCCTTCAATCAAAAAATAA
- a CDS encoding alpha/beta hydrolase: MNKSVVLALGFILSGMFISAQNFDKQAPQGFDVEKKEIPHGKIDTVTYESKTVGTQRKALIYTPPGYKKGNKYPVLYLLHGIGGDEKEWFRNGTPQIILDNLYAQGKLTPMIVVLPNGRAMKDDRATGDIMAKDKVEAFATFEKDLLNDLIPFIEKKYPVKKDRENRAIAGLSMGGGQALNFGLGNIDKFAWVGGFSSAPNTKEPQKLLPDPAKAKELKLLWISCGDQDRLMPFSKRTSDYLTENNIPHIFYVEPGGHDFKVWKNDLYLFSQLLFKKVDQQAISAQLKSEK; encoded by the coding sequence ATGAATAAATCAGTTGTATTAGCTTTAGGTTTTATCTTGTCAGGAATGTTTATTTCTGCACAAAACTTTGATAAACAGGCACCGCAGGGTTTTGATGTTGAAAAGAAAGAAATTCCTCACGGGAAAATTGATACCGTAACCTATGAATCAAAAACGGTAGGAACGCAAAGAAAAGCTTTGATTTATACACCTCCGGGGTATAAAAAAGGCAATAAATATCCGGTTTTGTACCTTCTTCATGGCATTGGCGGAGACGAAAAAGAATGGTTCAGAAACGGAACACCTCAGATTATTCTTGACAATCTTTATGCTCAGGGGAAACTGACGCCAATGATTGTCGTTTTACCCAATGGCAGAGCGATGAAAGACGACAGAGCGACCGGTGATATTATGGCAAAAGACAAGGTGGAAGCATTTGCAACCTTTGAAAAAGATTTGCTGAACGACCTGATTCCTTTTATCGAAAAAAAATATCCCGTAAAAAAAGACCGGGAAAACAGAGCGATTGCCGGACTGTCAATGGGTGGCGGACAAGCCCTTAATTTTGGATTGGGAAATATCGACAAATTTGCCTGGGTGGGAGGCTTTTCTTCTGCCCCAAATACCAAAGAACCTCAAAAGTTACTCCCAGATCCTGCCAAGGCAAAAGAATTAAAACTGCTTTGGATTTCCTGCGGTGATCAGGACAGACTGATGCCCTTCAGCAAAAGGACAAGTGACTATCTCACGGAAAATAATATTCCACACATTTTTTATGTAGAGCCGGGCGGTCACGATTTCAAAGTCTGGAAGAATGATCTGTACCTGTTTTCTCAATTGCTTTTTAAGAAGGTTGACCAGCAGGCAATTTCGGCTCAGTTAAAATCTGAAAAATAA